From Streptomonospora salina, the proteins below share one genomic window:
- a CDS encoding class I SAM-dependent methyltransferase: protein MAVQRWDARLYDDRHSFVARHGDDLLGELAPRPGERILDAGCGTGELTAALADAGADVVGVDASPEMIDRARVRFPHLDLRVADVRELDVEPGFDAVLSNAVLHWIPEASAAASSMAAALRPGGRLVAELGGAGNIAAVRAAAHTLRAETGLPGAEEAWYFPGIDEYSGVLDAAGLKVTGAWLFDRPTRLEGEDGLAAWLRMFGAPLTAGAADPDDFIGRLTQRLRPVLHHTGGWWADYVRLRVSAAKPLG from the coding sequence ATGGCAGTACAGCGATGGGACGCCCGGCTCTACGACGACCGCCATTCCTTTGTCGCCCGCCACGGGGACGACCTCCTCGGCGAACTCGCCCCCCGTCCCGGCGAGAGGATCCTCGACGCCGGATGCGGTACGGGCGAACTGACCGCCGCCCTGGCCGACGCCGGAGCCGACGTGGTGGGCGTCGACGCCAGCCCGGAGATGATCGACCGCGCCCGTGTGCGCTTCCCCCACCTCGACCTGCGCGTGGCCGACGTGCGCGAACTGGACGTCGAGCCCGGCTTCGACGCCGTACTCAGCAACGCCGTGCTGCACTGGATCCCCGAAGCCTCCGCCGCCGCCTCCTCCATGGCCGCCGCCCTGCGCCCCGGCGGCCGGCTGGTCGCCGAACTGGGCGGCGCCGGGAACATCGCCGCCGTCCGTGCCGCCGCCCACACCCTGCGCGCGGAGACGGGCCTGCCCGGCGCCGAGGAGGCCTGGTACTTCCCCGGCATCGACGAGTACTCCGGCGTGCTGGATGCGGCCGGACTGAAAGTCACCGGGGCCTGGCTGTTCGACCGGCCCACCCGCTTGGAGGGCGAGGACGGCCTGGCCGCCTGGCTGCGCATGTTCGGCGCCCCGCTGACCGCCGGCGCGGCCGACCCCGACGACTTCATCGGCCGCCTCACCCAGCGGCTCCGCCCGGTGCTGCACCATACCGGCGGCTGGTGGGCCGACTACGTGCGCCTGCGCGTCTCGGCCGCCAAACCCCTGGGATGA
- a CDS encoding arginase family protein, with protein sequence MVWQRGIDLVVPLWQGGDDVRVAAGAGALARLVPAQAGRMHIAVSEGPRTARDGVRNLDTVAQTTRGIRERLAHRSPDSVLTLGGDCTSDLAAVDHLARRHPGMTVYWIDAHGDLNTPGTSPSGLAHGMVLRTLLGDGHPELTGAAGPALRPDQVVLAGVRDLDPPERAYIAANPVTALGPDDVGADPARLTAGRPAGSPAYVHLDTDVCDPREMPAVSVPAPGGPGTAAVASALAAIAAHHRVVGVAAAEYTPVVEHDEDRLSRLLGGLDLIGGV encoded by the coding sequence ATGGTGTGGCAGCGCGGAATCGACCTGGTGGTCCCCCTGTGGCAGGGCGGCGACGACGTGCGTGTCGCCGCCGGCGCCGGCGCGCTGGCCCGGCTGGTGCCCGCACAGGCCGGACGGATGCACATCGCCGTCTCCGAAGGACCCCGCACCGCCCGCGACGGCGTGCGCAACCTCGACACCGTCGCCCAGACCACCCGCGGCATACGCGAGCGCCTGGCCCACCGCTCCCCCGACAGCGTCCTCACTCTCGGCGGCGACTGCACAAGCGACCTCGCCGCCGTCGACCACCTCGCCCGTCGCCACCCGGGCATGACCGTCTACTGGATCGACGCGCACGGCGACCTGAACACGCCCGGTACCTCCCCCAGCGGGCTCGCCCACGGCATGGTGCTGCGCACACTCCTGGGAGACGGCCACCCCGAGCTGACCGGCGCGGCCGGCCCCGCGCTGCGGCCCGACCAGGTGGTGCTCGCCGGTGTACGCGACCTGGACCCGCCCGAGCGGGCCTATATCGCCGCCAACCCCGTCACCGCGCTCGGTCCGGACGACGTCGGCGCCGATCCGGCGCGGCTCACCGCCGGGCGCCCCGCCGGCTCCCCCGCTTACGTGCACCTGGACACCGACGTGTGCGACCCCCGGGAGATGCCCGCCGTCTCCGTGCCCGCACCGGGCGGCCCGGGCACGGCCGCCGTCGCGAGCGCGCTGGCCGCGATCGCCGCCCACCACCGCGTGGTGGGGGTGGCCGCCGCCGAGTACACCCCGGTGGTCGAGCACGACGAGGACCGCCTCAGTCGGCTGCTGGGCGGTCTGGACCTGATCGGCGGCGTCTGA
- a CDS encoding acyltransferase domain-containing protein, with the protein MDADAAARRLGLDDQTRDWLARAAEAGPPETGAGIPPASGARRALAPLGLQPADEDELAALWPDASWPEELLWVVGAMYARLAGDLTRGCTDRPEWPVLVHAEDARLRCAPIVALAAAAPLVQAAHARSGVPAPVTAATLADTGRHVAQTRAMFGRSGLETATWTALHFRCGLYELGRLQYEPSRVHADGAARWYTRERAAALGPEFAYGAPLLRIHIPAEGPLDAAGVAESLARARTFFRTHFGADYPLAACSSWLLDPQLAQYVPDASNILAFQRLFTPVDGGAYAPGDADVFRFVFGMAEVDTGRAPQRTRLERAVVQHLDDGRHWRAPTGWLRLD; encoded by the coding sequence ATGGACGCAGATGCGGCCGCCCGGCGCCTCGGGCTGGACGATCAGACCCGCGACTGGCTGGCCCGCGCCGCCGAAGCGGGACCGCCCGAGACCGGAGCCGGCATTCCCCCCGCCTCCGGAGCCCGCCGGGCTCTGGCCCCCTTGGGGCTGCAGCCGGCCGACGAGGACGAGCTCGCGGCGCTGTGGCCCGACGCCTCCTGGCCCGAGGAGCTCCTGTGGGTCGTCGGGGCCATGTACGCGCGCCTGGCCGGCGACCTCACCCGCGGCTGCACCGACCGGCCCGAATGGCCGGTGCTGGTGCACGCCGAGGACGCCCGGCTGCGGTGCGCACCGATCGTGGCGCTGGCGGCCGCGGCGCCCCTGGTGCAGGCCGCCCATGCCCGCAGCGGCGTACCCGCACCGGTGACCGCCGCGACCCTGGCCGACACCGGGCGGCACGTCGCCCAGACCCGCGCCATGTTCGGGCGCTCGGGTCTGGAGACCGCCACGTGGACGGCGCTGCACTTCCGCTGCGGCCTTTACGAGCTGGGGCGCCTGCAGTACGAGCCGAGCCGCGTGCACGCCGACGGAGCGGCGCGCTGGTACACCCGGGAGCGGGCCGCGGCGCTGGGGCCGGAGTTCGCCTACGGCGCGCCGCTGCTGCGGATCCACATTCCGGCGGAGGGCCCGCTGGACGCCGCCGGCGTGGCCGAGTCGCTCGCGCGGGCCCGGACCTTCTTCCGCACCCACTTCGGCGCCGACTACCCCCTCGCCGCGTGCTCGTCGTGGCTGCTGGACCCGCAGTTGGCGCAGTACGTGCCCGACGCGTCCAACATCCTCGCCTTCCAGCGGCTCTTCACCCCCGTGGACGGCGGCGCATACGCGCCCGGCGACGCCGACGTGTTCCGCTTCGTCTTCGGCATGGCCGAGGTCGACACCGGCCGCGCGCCGCAGCGCACCCGACTGGAGCGGGCGGTCGTACAGCATCTGGACGACGGCCGCCACTGGCGGGCGCCCACGGGGTGGCTGCGGCTGGACTAG